One Stenotrophomonas sp. SAU14A_NAIMI4_5 DNA segment encodes these proteins:
- a CDS encoding carbohydrate porin: MSQFLRTPLYLLLASALATPAFAADRSIPEGIDLTLDLVGNVAHNPVGGVEQGTEGSYWVMAQSKFDLDKLFGVHGTEVDAQWAWFAGRNLAREKIGNSISAQQTWRPVAGGRLTRLTLRHRFDNGLSIIAGRAPVNSYFNNSPLNCVFMSNAMCLTPYGAITDLGITAYPNSSWAGLVRYDVNDRWYAQAGVFDYNNELNKAGKNGLDFSVGEGTGTISAYEVGYQTSFANDRLPRTYRVGMYRNSDGGKSSYFDANGNSAALTGKPTAVQDGARMGVYAMGDQTVWRGQGKRNLAVFGRVYVNTGNEAPVDHFVSAGFVKTGTFAGRDQDTLAMFVSNTHFSDEQIGFLRDRRSRYGGTGAPHADEIITELSYGWAVKKGIRLMPNLQYVINPDPIYAPTRTTNIPDALIVGLRVDVHFAQLFGW; encoded by the coding sequence ATGTCGCAGTTCCTGCGTACCCCGCTGTACCTGCTGCTGGCCAGCGCACTGGCAACACCGGCTTTCGCCGCTGACCGCAGCATCCCCGAGGGCATCGACCTGACCCTGGACCTGGTTGGCAATGTGGCCCACAACCCGGTGGGCGGTGTTGAACAGGGCACCGAAGGTTCGTACTGGGTGATGGCCCAGTCGAAATTTGACCTGGACAAACTGTTCGGCGTGCACGGCACCGAGGTGGATGCGCAGTGGGCCTGGTTCGCCGGGCGCAACCTGGCGCGCGAGAAGATCGGCAATTCGATCAGCGCACAGCAGACCTGGCGACCGGTAGCTGGCGGCCGCCTGACCCGGCTGACCCTTCGTCACCGCTTCGACAATGGCCTTAGCATCATCGCCGGCCGTGCACCGGTGAACAGCTACTTCAACAACTCGCCGCTCAACTGCGTGTTCATGAGCAACGCGATGTGCCTGACGCCCTATGGTGCGATCACCGACCTGGGCATCACCGCCTACCCGAATTCGTCCTGGGCCGGCCTCGTGCGCTACGACGTGAATGATCGCTGGTATGCGCAGGCGGGTGTGTTCGACTACAACAACGAGCTGAACAAGGCCGGCAAGAACGGCCTGGACTTCTCGGTGGGCGAGGGCACCGGCACCATCAGCGCCTACGAAGTGGGCTACCAGACGTCCTTCGCCAACGACCGCCTGCCGCGCACCTACCGCGTCGGCATGTACCGCAACAGCGATGGCGGCAAGAGCTCGTACTTCGATGCCAACGGCAATTCGGCAGCGCTGACCGGCAAGCCGACGGCCGTGCAGGACGGTGCGCGCATGGGCGTGTACGCGATGGGCGACCAGACCGTCTGGCGCGGCCAAGGCAAGCGCAACCTCGCCGTGTTCGGCCGGGTCTACGTCAACACCGGCAACGAGGCGCCGGTCGATCATTTTGTGTCGGCGGGCTTCGTCAAGACCGGCACCTTCGCCGGCCGCGACCAGGACACCCTGGCGATGTTCGTCTCCAACACGCATTTCAGCGACGAACAGATCGGCTTCCTGCGTGATCGCCGCAGCCGCTACGGCGGCACCGGTGCACCGCATGCCGACGAAATCATCACCGAGCTCAGCTACGGCTGGGCGGTGAAGAAGGGCATCCGCCTGATGCCGAACCTGCAGTACGTCATCAACCCCGACCCGATTTACGCACCCACGCGCACCACCAACATCCCCGACGCGCTGATTGTCGGCCTGCGCGTGGATGTGCACTTCGCCCAGCTGTTCGGCTGGTGA
- a CDS encoding amidohydrolase family protein, whose protein sequence is MIIDCHGHYTTAPAGHDAFRKAQVAHFNDRSLPAAVYPTISDDELRDSVEANQLRLLRERGADMTIFSPRASTMAHHIGDEQVSAEWTRRCNDLIARVVQLYPDQFIGVCQLPQSPGVPIAHSVAELERCVNELGFVGCNLNPDPSGGHWDGLPLTDRSWYPFFEKMVELDVPAMVHVSGSCNANFHATGAHYLNADTTAFMQFLQGDLFRDFPELRFIIPHGGGAVPYHWGRFRGLADMLGKPPLAEHVMKNVYFDTCVYHQPGIDLLFEVIDIDNILFGSEMVGAVRGIDPQTGHFFDDTRRYVDALALSEGDRYKVFEGNARRVYPRLDAQLKARGL, encoded by the coding sequence ATGATCATCGACTGCCACGGTCACTACACCACGGCCCCCGCCGGCCACGATGCGTTCCGCAAGGCGCAGGTGGCCCACTTCAACGACCGCTCGCTGCCGGCGGCGGTCTATCCCACGATCAGCGACGATGAACTTCGCGACAGCGTGGAGGCCAACCAGCTGCGCCTGCTGCGCGAGCGCGGTGCGGACATGACCATCTTCTCGCCGCGCGCCAGCACCATGGCCCACCACATCGGCGATGAGCAGGTCAGCGCTGAATGGACGCGCCGCTGCAACGACCTGATCGCGCGGGTGGTTCAGCTGTACCCGGATCAGTTCATCGGCGTCTGCCAGCTGCCGCAGTCGCCGGGCGTGCCGATCGCGCACTCGGTGGCTGAGCTGGAGCGCTGCGTGAACGAGCTTGGCTTCGTCGGCTGCAACCTCAATCCCGATCCGTCCGGCGGCCACTGGGATGGCCTGCCATTGACCGATCGTTCCTGGTACCCGTTCTTCGAGAAGATGGTGGAACTGGACGTGCCGGCCATGGTGCACGTGTCGGGCAGCTGCAATGCCAACTTCCATGCGACCGGCGCGCACTACCTGAACGCCGATACCACCGCTTTCATGCAGTTCCTGCAGGGCGATCTGTTCCGTGACTTCCCCGAGCTGCGCTTCATCATCCCGCATGGCGGTGGCGCGGTGCCTTACCATTGGGGGCGCTTCCGGGGCCTGGCGGACATGCTGGGCAAGCCGCCGCTGGCCGAGCATGTGATGAAGAACGTCTACTTCGATACCTGCGTGTACCACCAGCCCGGCATCGACCTGCTGTTCGAGGTAATCGACATCGACAACATCCTGTTCGGTTCGGAAATGGTGGGCGCGGTGCGTGGCATCGACCCGCAGACCGGCCACTTCTTCGATGACACCCGTCGCTACGTGGACGCGCTGGCGTTGTCCGAAGGCGATCGCTACAAGGTATTCGAAGGCAATGCGCGGCGGGTCTACCCGCGGCTGGATGCGCAGCTGAAGGCGAGGGGGCTGTGA
- a CDS encoding amidohydrolase family protein encodes MAAFQKDADWLDYCANPSRPAFVPPTGAVDAHCHVFGPGDVFPYAPERKYTPCDAGKAQLFALRDFLGFSRNVIVQATCHGADNRALVDALQASGGLARGVATVRDTVSDEELQQLHAAGVRGVRFNFVRRLVDPKPDAYYHAIIDRIAPLGWHVVVYFEAADLAERWNFFTSLPTTVVVDHMGRPDVSQPVDGPEFQRFVQLMAEHGNVWSKVSCPERLSRVGPAGYADVVPFARHLVERFPDRVLWGTDWPHPNMKDHMPDDGHLVDVIPHIAPTLELQKKLLVDNPMRLYWGA; translated from the coding sequence ATGGCCGCGTTCCAGAAGGATGCCGACTGGCTGGACTACTGCGCCAACCCCAGCCGCCCGGCATTCGTACCGCCGACGGGTGCGGTGGACGCGCACTGCCATGTGTTCGGTCCGGGCGATGTGTTCCCGTATGCACCCGAGCGCAAGTACACGCCCTGCGACGCCGGAAAGGCGCAGCTGTTTGCGCTGCGCGACTTCCTCGGGTTCAGCCGCAACGTGATCGTGCAGGCAACCTGCCATGGTGCAGACAACCGCGCCCTGGTCGATGCGCTGCAGGCCAGCGGCGGCCTGGCCCGTGGCGTGGCCACGGTGCGCGATACGGTCAGCGACGAGGAGCTGCAGCAGCTGCATGCCGCGGGCGTACGCGGCGTGCGCTTCAACTTCGTGCGCCGGCTGGTCGACCCCAAGCCGGATGCCTACTACCACGCCATCATCGACCGCATTGCGCCGCTGGGCTGGCACGTGGTGGTGTACTTCGAAGCGGCCGACCTGGCCGAGCGCTGGAACTTCTTCACCTCGCTGCCGACCACGGTGGTGGTCGACCATATGGGCCGGCCGGACGTGAGCCAGCCGGTGGACGGGCCGGAATTCCAGCGTTTCGTGCAGCTGATGGCCGAGCACGGAAATGTGTGGAGCAAGGTCAGCTGCCCGGAGCGGCTGTCGCGGGTGGGGCCGGCGGGGTACGCCGACGTGGTGCCGTTCGCGCGGCACCTGGTGGAGCGCTTCCCGGATCGCGTGCTGTGGGGCACGGACTGGCCGCACCCGAACATGAAGGACCACATGCCTGATGATGGGCATCTGGTGGATGTGATTCCCCACATCGCGCCGACGCTGGAGCTGCAGAAGAAGCTGCTGGTGGACAACCCGATGCGGTTGTATTGGGGCGCGTAG
- a CDS encoding chemotaxis response regulator protein-glutamate methylesterase, with product MSLPGNAPCRVLIVDDSAVVRQMLTEILSSDPGIDVVGTAADPLLAREKIKRLAPDVITLDVEMPRMDGLAFLENLMRLHPLPVVMISSLTERGADTTLQALALGAVDFVSKPKLDVSRGLQAYADEIIAKVKMAARSRVRPLVRTAAPKLILDAAPSVRPAAPQFRTTDRLIAIGSSAGGTEALRVVLEGLPADAPAVVMTQHLPASFSTAFAERLDRHSAMAVREATDGEAVLPGHAYLPPGGKHLRIIRDGARWRCRVDDGPAVNRHKPAVDVLFRSVAQAAAGNAIGAILTGMGDDGARGLLEMRQAGAPTLVQDEATSVVWGMPGSAFKLGAAEEQVPLERIAERLLALARG from the coding sequence ATGAGCCTGCCCGGCAACGCCCCCTGCCGGGTCCTGATCGTCGACGACTCCGCCGTCGTACGGCAGATGCTCACCGAGATCCTCTCCAGCGATCCGGGCATCGACGTGGTCGGCACCGCCGCCGATCCGCTGCTCGCACGCGAGAAGATCAAGCGCCTGGCACCGGACGTGATCACCCTGGACGTGGAAATGCCGCGCATGGACGGCCTGGCGTTCCTGGAAAATCTGATGCGCCTGCATCCGCTGCCGGTGGTGATGATCTCCTCGCTGACCGAGCGCGGCGCCGACACCACGCTGCAGGCGCTGGCCCTGGGTGCGGTCGATTTCGTTTCCAAGCCCAAGCTCGATGTGTCGCGCGGCCTGCAGGCCTACGCCGATGAGATCATCGCCAAGGTCAAGATGGCCGCCCGCTCACGCGTGCGCCCACTGGTGCGCACCGCCGCACCCAAGCTCATCCTGGATGCCGCGCCGTCCGTGCGTCCGGCCGCGCCGCAGTTCCGCACGACCGACCGGCTGATTGCGATCGGCTCGTCGGCCGGCGGCACCGAAGCACTGCGTGTGGTGCTGGAAGGCCTGCCGGCGGATGCCCCGGCCGTGGTGATGACCCAGCACCTGCCGGCCAGCTTCAGCACCGCCTTCGCCGAACGCCTGGACCGCCACTCGGCGATGGCCGTGCGCGAGGCCACCGACGGCGAAGCCGTGCTGCCCGGCCATGCCTACCTGCCGCCCGGCGGCAAGCACCTGCGTATCATCCGTGACGGTGCGCGCTGGCGTTGCCGCGTGGATGACGGCCCTGCGGTGAACCGGCACAAGCCGGCGGTAGACGTGCTGTTCCGCTCGGTGGCGCAGGCCGCCGCTGGCAATGCCATCGGCGCCATCCTCACCGGCATGGGCGACGACGGCGCACGCGGCCTGCTGGAAATGCGCCAGGCCGGCGCCCCGACCCTGGTGCAGGACGAAGCCACCAGCGTGGTCTGGGGCATGCCCGGTTCCGCGTTCAAGCTGGGTGCGGCCGAAGAGCAGGTGCCACTGGAGCGGATCGCCGAGCGGCTGCTGGCGCTCGCCCGCGGCTGA
- the cheD gene encoding chemoreceptor glutamine deamidase CheD, which yields MNASLRTDDVMRYQDARFKTVAAKLLPTQYLVVDDTTALTTTLGSCVAACLRDPVLKIGGMNHFLLPEGNAGDGAPARYGSYAMELLINDMLKRGAHRKRIEAKVFGGANVLKGFTSNPVGTRNAEFVRQYLQAEHIPIIAEDLCGIHPRKIWFFADTGRVVVQRLPHAHEAEVAATESAVRARLSKAPVTGGVELFE from the coding sequence ATGAATGCCTCGCTGCGCACCGACGACGTGATGCGATACCAGGACGCGCGGTTCAAGACCGTCGCGGCCAAACTGCTGCCGACCCAGTACCTGGTGGTCGATGACACCACCGCGCTGACCACCACGCTGGGCTCCTGCGTGGCCGCCTGCCTGCGCGACCCGGTGCTGAAGATCGGCGGCATGAACCACTTCCTGCTGCCCGAAGGCAACGCCGGCGACGGCGCGCCCGCGCGCTACGGCAGCTACGCGATGGAACTGCTCATCAACGACATGCTCAAGCGCGGCGCGCACCGCAAGCGCATCGAGGCCAAGGTGTTCGGCGGCGCCAACGTGCTGAAGGGCTTCACCAGTAATCCGGTCGGCACGCGCAACGCAGAGTTCGTGCGCCAGTACCTGCAGGCCGAGCACATCCCGATCATCGCCGAGGACCTGTGCGGCATCCATCCGCGCAAGATCTGGTTCTTCGCCGATACCGGCCGCGTGGTGGTGCAGCGCCTGCCGCACGCCCATGAAGCCGAAGTGGCCGCGACCGAATCGGCCGTGCGTGCGCGCCTGTCCAAGGCCCCGGTCACCGGCGGCGTGGAGCTGTTCGAATGA
- a CDS encoding CheR family methyltransferase codes for MDTSPVNSPTPIVTGPREFEFADRDFRRVCDLIYQRVGIALAPAKRDMVYGRLSRRLRTLGMRSFQQYLDHLEQDDGDEWQAFTNALTTNLTSFFREPHHFEKLREELQQRSSRSPLLLWSCAASTGEEPYSMAITACEAFGTLKPPVRIVATDVDTQVLATASRGVYNIDRVTNLDPDLRRRYFQRGSGPNEGQCRVLPALRELIDFRPLNLLAPRYDVGGPFDALFCRNVMIYFDKPTQRAILGRLVHHLNDDGLLYTGHSENYLHAADLIQPCGRTLYRRAQGAGA; via the coding sequence ATGGACACGTCCCCCGTGAACAGTCCCACTCCCATCGTCACCGGCCCCCGCGAATTCGAATTCGCCGACCGTGATTTCCGCCGTGTCTGCGACCTGATCTACCAGCGCGTGGGCATCGCCCTGGCGCCGGCAAAGCGCGATATGGTGTACGGCCGCCTGTCGCGCCGCCTGCGTACCCTGGGCATGCGCAGCTTCCAGCAGTACCTGGACCATCTGGAACAGGACGACGGCGATGAGTGGCAGGCGTTCACCAACGCCCTGACCACCAACCTCACCTCGTTCTTCCGCGAGCCGCACCACTTCGAGAAGCTGCGCGAGGAACTGCAGCAGCGCTCCAGCCGCAGCCCGCTGCTGCTGTGGTCGTGCGCCGCCTCCACCGGTGAGGAGCCCTACTCCATGGCGATCACCGCCTGCGAGGCCTTCGGTACGTTGAAGCCGCCGGTGCGGATCGTCGCCACCGACGTCGACACCCAGGTACTGGCCACCGCCAGCCGCGGTGTCTACAACATCGACCGCGTCACCAATCTCGACCCGGACCTGCGCCGTCGCTACTTCCAGCGCGGCAGCGGCCCCAACGAGGGCCAATGCCGGGTGCTGCCCGCCCTGCGCGAGCTGATCGACTTCCGCCCGCTGAACCTGCTGGCCCCGCGCTACGACGTCGGTGGTCCGTTCGACGCGCTGTTCTGCCGCAACGTCATGATCTACTTCGACAAGCCGACCCAGCGCGCCATCCTCGGCCGCCTGGTGCATCACCTCAACGATGACGGCCTGCTCTACACCGGCCATTCGGAGAACTATCTGCACGCCGCCGACCTGATCCAGCCCTGCGGCCGCACGCTGTACCGCCGCGCACAGGGGGCCGGTGCATGA
- a CDS encoding methyl-accepting chemotaxis protein gives MNLLHRWQHYFSNLSVRRKLNLLTLLIAIGVIALSVIAARMQYLDLNETRKASLKTQVELTYGILDHYHGLAVSGELTDEAARQAALDALARMRADHDTYYYSVYDTHYRVLMHPFRKDLIGKDMEAFRSEDGVQLFHDLVQVARAGGGVVTYKWAKANAEGLYDKASYAGLYKPWQWVISSGVYMEDVQRQALVFTAIMAASGGVLVLIVLALSWIIGNRIAGPLKQATAVAEGIARGRLDSHIGPQPHDETGRLLEAMSGMQQQLHAVISGQREMARRHDAGELSYRMDASAFPGEYGLMVQETNTLVGSHVQTLHDVLDVVKQYAVGDLSRDVARYPGEKAAMTTTVDTVKANLGRINAEIKQLAAAAAAGDFSRRGDAQRFDHDFRLMLENLNAMMAVSDDNLGKLSQLLSAIAEGDLTTRMQGDYQGVFARMRDDANSTVSQLTQIVGQIQASASSITLAAGEIASGNSDLSRRTEQQAANLEETAASMEELTSTVRQNAEHARQANQLAIGAQGVASQGGSVVNQVVTTMSAIEASSKKIAEIISVIDGIAFQTNILALNAAVEAARAGEQGRGFAVVASEVRTLAQRSAAAAKEIKGLIDDSVGKVAEGSTLVHQAGSTMGEIVASVQRVTDIMAEISAASQEQSAGIEQVNQTVVQMDETTQQNAALVEEATAAARAMEDQAAQLADAVAIFRLDNQVAAAVKAVTARVAPAPAAVARRPQPAAAPTPARRSSASPSSSSSFVAPSDGDWQEF, from the coding sequence ATGAACCTCCTGCATCGCTGGCAACACTACTTCAGCAACCTCTCCGTCCGGCGCAAGCTCAACCTGCTGACGCTGCTCATCGCGATCGGCGTGATCGCGCTGTCGGTGATCGCCGCCCGCATGCAGTACCTGGATCTCAACGAAACCCGCAAGGCATCCCTCAAGACCCAGGTCGAACTTACCTACGGCATCCTCGACCACTACCACGGCCTGGCCGTCAGCGGCGAGCTGACCGACGAAGCCGCACGCCAGGCCGCGCTCGATGCGCTGGCGCGCATGCGCGCCGACCATGACACCTACTACTACAGCGTCTACGACACGCATTACCGTGTCCTGATGCATCCGTTCCGCAAGGATCTCATCGGCAAGGACATGGAAGCCTTCCGGTCCGAAGACGGTGTGCAGCTCTTCCACGACCTCGTCCAGGTCGCGCGCGCCGGCGGTGGCGTGGTTACCTACAAGTGGGCCAAGGCCAATGCGGAAGGTCTTTATGACAAGGCGTCCTACGCCGGCCTGTACAAGCCCTGGCAATGGGTCATCAGCAGCGGCGTCTATATGGAAGACGTCCAGCGCCAGGCGCTGGTGTTCACCGCCATCATGGCCGCCAGCGGCGGCGTGCTGGTGCTGATCGTGCTCGCCCTCAGCTGGATCATCGGCAACCGCATCGCCGGCCCGCTGAAGCAGGCCACCGCCGTTGCCGAAGGCATCGCCCGCGGCAGGCTCGACAGCCACATCGGCCCGCAGCCGCACGACGAAACCGGTCGCCTGCTGGAGGCCATGTCCGGCATGCAGCAGCAGCTGCACGCGGTCATCAGCGGCCAGCGCGAGATGGCGCGCCGCCACGACGCCGGTGAACTGAGCTACCGCATGGACGCCAGCGCCTTCCCCGGCGAGTACGGCCTGATGGTGCAGGAAACCAACACCCTGGTGGGCAGCCACGTGCAGACCCTGCACGACGTGCTGGACGTGGTGAAGCAGTACGCCGTCGGCGACCTCAGCCGCGACGTCGCCCGCTACCCGGGCGAGAAGGCCGCCATGACTACCACCGTGGACACGGTCAAGGCCAACCTCGGCCGCATCAACGCCGAGATCAAGCAGCTGGCTGCCGCGGCCGCCGCCGGTGATTTCAGCCGCCGTGGCGATGCGCAGCGCTTCGATCACGATTTCCGCCTGATGCTGGAAAACCTCAACGCGATGATGGCGGTCAGCGATGACAACCTCGGCAAGCTCTCGCAGCTGCTGTCGGCCATCGCCGAAGGCGACCTGACCACGCGCATGCAGGGTGACTACCAGGGCGTGTTCGCCCGCATGCGTGACGATGCCAACAGCACCGTCAGCCAGCTGACCCAGATCGTCGGCCAGATCCAGGCCAGCGCCTCCAGCATCACCCTCGCCGCCGGCGAGATCGCCTCGGGCAACAGCGACCTGTCGCGCCGCACCGAGCAGCAGGCGGCCAACCTGGAAGAAACCGCAGCGTCGATGGAGGAACTGACCTCCACCGTTCGCCAGAACGCCGAGCACGCCCGCCAGGCCAACCAGCTCGCCATCGGCGCGCAGGGCGTGGCGTCGCAGGGCGGCAGCGTGGTCAACCAGGTGGTCACCACCATGTCGGCCATCGAAGCCTCCTCGAAGAAGATCGCTGAAATCATCAGCGTCATCGACGGCATCGCGTTCCAGACCAACATCCTGGCACTGAATGCCGCGGTGGAAGCGGCGCGTGCCGGTGAACAGGGCCGCGGTTTCGCCGTGGTCGCCAGCGAAGTGCGTACCCTCGCCCAGCGCTCGGCCGCAGCGGCCAAGGAGATCAAGGGCCTGATCGACGACTCGGTCGGCAAGGTCGCCGAAGGCTCGACCCTGGTCCACCAGGCGGGCAGCACCATGGGCGAGATCGTCGCCTCGGTGCAGCGCGTGACCGACATCATGGCCGAGATCTCCGCGGCTTCGCAGGAACAGTCCGCCGGCATCGAGCAGGTCAACCAGACCGTGGTGCAGATGGACGAAACCACCCAGCAGAACGCCGCACTTGTCGAAGAAGCCACCGCCGCCGCACGCGCGATGGAAGACCAGGCCGCGCAGCTGGCCGACGCCGTGGCGATCTTCCGCCTCGACAACCAGGTAGCGGCTGCCGTGAAGGCGGTCACCGCCCGCGTCGCGCCGGCACCTGCCGCGGTGGCACGTCGCCCGCAGCCGGCCGCCGCGCCGACGCCGGCCCGACGTTCCAGCGCCAGCCCGTCCTCCAGCTCCAGCTTCGTCGCCCCCAGCGACGGCGACTGGCAGGAATTCTGA